In one window of Spartinivicinus marinus DNA:
- a CDS encoding TetR/AcrR family transcriptional regulator, with protein sequence MSSTENILTKAAADKQRKPTGKIRQQNEQLIIDAAEIEFVNHGFKGASVRKIAERAGLPKANVHYYFKSKIDLYGAVLHNIIELWNSAFNDIKPDDDPAEALAAYIHSKVMYSKTNPLASRIFASEIIHGAPFLSRYIETDFENWVAEKANVIKAWIAQGKMDPVDPYHLLFLIWASTQHYADFGEQVKAVLGKENLADEDYQQAAEQITQIILKGCGIKR encoded by the coding sequence ATGAGTAGTACTGAGAATATCTTGACAAAAGCGGCGGCTGATAAACAACGCAAGCCTACTGGTAAAATTCGCCAACAAAATGAGCAGCTGATTATCGATGCCGCTGAAATTGAGTTTGTAAACCATGGCTTTAAAGGGGCTTCAGTAAGGAAGATTGCAGAACGTGCTGGACTACCAAAAGCAAATGTTCACTATTACTTTAAAAGTAAGATAGACCTCTATGGTGCTGTATTGCATAACATCATTGAGCTATGGAATTCTGCTTTTAACGATATTAAGCCAGATGATGATCCTGCTGAGGCGTTAGCAGCTTATATTCATTCAAAGGTTATGTACTCTAAAACAAACCCTCTGGCATCTAGAATTTTTGCTAGTGAAATTATTCATGGTGCTCCTTTTTTAAGCCGATATATTGAAACTGACTTTGAAAACTGGGTAGCAGAGAAGGCGAATGTCATAAAGGCATGGATAGCACAAGGCAAAATGGACCCAGTTGATCCTTACCATTTGTTGTTTTTAATTTGGGCTTCCACTCAGCACTATGCTGACTTTGGTGAGCAAGTGAAAGCTGTATTAGGTAAAGAGAACTTAGCAGATGAAGACTACCAACAGGCAGCTGAGCAAATTACCCAAATTATTCTCAAGGGTTGTGGTATCAAGCGTTAG
- the hisF gene encoding imidazole glycerol phosphate synthase subunit HisF, with the protein MGLAKRIIPCLDVENGRVVKGVQFVDIRDAGDPVEVAKRYNEQGADELTFLDITASHEERDTTIHTVEKIASEVFIPLTVGGGIRSLQDIRNLLNAGADKVSINTTAVFNPEFVAEASAKFGAQCIVIAIDAKKVSKPGEPEKWEVFTHGGRKPTGLDAIEWARKMEQYGAGEILLTSMDQDGVKNGYDIGVTHAISDALIIPVIASGGAGNLDHLVDGIKLGKADAVLAASIFHFGEYTIPQAKQYLSEQGIEMRL; encoded by the coding sequence ATGGGATTAGCCAAACGAATTATTCCTTGCCTGGATGTAGAAAATGGCCGGGTAGTAAAGGGTGTTCAGTTTGTTGATATTCGTGATGCGGGTGACCCGGTAGAGGTGGCCAAACGATACAATGAACAGGGGGCGGATGAATTAACTTTTCTGGACATCACGGCCAGCCATGAAGAACGAGATACCACCATTCATACGGTAGAAAAAATTGCCAGCGAAGTGTTTATCCCATTAACAGTTGGAGGTGGTATCCGTAGCTTGCAAGATATTAGAAACTTGCTTAATGCTGGTGCAGATAAAGTCAGCATTAACACAACTGCTGTATTTAACCCAGAATTTGTTGCTGAGGCATCAGCTAAGTTTGGTGCCCAATGTATCGTTATAGCGATTGATGCAAAAAAAGTAAGCAAACCTGGTGAGCCAGAAAAATGGGAAGTATTTACCCATGGTGGTAGAAAGCCGACAGGATTAGATGCTATCGAATGGGCCAGAAAAATGGAACAGTATGGTGCGGGTGAAATTCTCTTAACCAGTATGGACCAGGATGGGGTTAAAAATGGTTATGACATAGGAGTAACTCATGCAATTAGTGATGCACTAATAATTCCAGTGATTGCATCTGGTGGCGCAGGCAATTTAGATCACTTAGTTGACGGTATCAAACTTGGTAAAGCTGATGCTGTATTGGCTGCTAGTATTTTTCATTTTGGTGAATATACAATTCCACAAGCTAAGCAGTACCTTAGTGAGCAGGGAATAGAAATGCGCTTATAG
- a CDS encoding ABC transporter substrate-binding protein: MWSKSISLLILGVAFNVTAQPPKVYLDVSVLNLGGPMGSAFRYLATEFQRRHPGVKVRLHTESDANYKKKLAEWLSAEKGVDVLYWQAGERLFKLVREDYLKPITSLWQQQKWNNAFSLGMQNLVKLNNEFYAVPFSYYHWAVYYKKSTFKKLNITPPANWSELISLCKKIREKQKTPIVLGNKYLWPAESWFDYINLRLNGIEFHQALLAGAISYKDKRVKQVFIHWKELIENKCFNPLPEEYDWYEVLPEINRESATMMLMGHFITSKASKNLINDLDFFPFPEINPSIPQYEEAPTDVFTIPHNTKNLKLAEQFLIMVAQPDVQTTLNQKMKFLPPRLGAKVSDQVLIKKGKDLLDQAKGITQFFDRDAPKPMVDVANQLFAEFLKTTEVESITDKLEAARRKLYNSQ, from the coding sequence ATGTGGTCTAAAAGTATTTCTCTTTTAATTTTGGGGGTAGCCTTTAATGTTACCGCGCAACCTCCTAAAGTCTATTTAGATGTCTCTGTACTGAACTTAGGCGGACCTATGGGCTCTGCATTTCGGTATTTAGCCACTGAGTTTCAACGCCGCCACCCTGGAGTAAAAGTAAGGTTACATACAGAATCTGATGCCAATTACAAAAAAAAATTAGCTGAATGGTTATCTGCCGAGAAAGGGGTAGATGTTTTATATTGGCAAGCAGGTGAACGTTTGTTTAAGCTAGTGAGAGAAGATTATCTAAAACCCATAACCTCACTGTGGCAACAACAAAAATGGAACAATGCATTTTCTCTAGGCATGCAAAATCTGGTAAAGCTTAATAATGAGTTTTATGCTGTACCATTTAGCTATTATCATTGGGCAGTTTATTATAAAAAATCCACTTTCAAGAAATTAAATATTACCCCACCAGCCAACTGGAGTGAACTTATTTCATTATGTAAAAAAATAAGAGAAAAACAAAAAACACCAATCGTCTTGGGTAACAAGTACTTATGGCCAGCCGAGTCCTGGTTTGACTATATTAACTTAAGGCTTAATGGCATAGAATTTCATCAAGCGCTGTTAGCCGGAGCTATTTCGTATAAAGATAAACGAGTTAAGCAAGTATTTATTCACTGGAAGGAGTTGATTGAAAATAAATGTTTTAACCCATTACCTGAAGAGTACGACTGGTATGAGGTTTTGCCAGAAATCAACCGAGAAAGTGCAACTATGATGTTAATGGGTCATTTTATCACCAGCAAAGCATCAAAAAATCTGATCAACGATCTTGATTTTTTTCCTTTTCCAGAAATTAATCCGTCAATTCCCCAGTATGAGGAAGCCCCTACAGATGTCTTTACCATTCCTCATAATACCAAAAATCTAAAACTGGCAGAACAATTCTTAATAATGGTTGCCCAACCTGATGTGCAAACTACTCTAAATCAAAAAATGAAATTTCTACCACCTCGTTTAGGTGCAAAAGTAAGTGATCAAGTACTTATCAAAAAAGGGAAAGATCTACTCGATCAAGCTAAAGGAATAACCCAGTTTTTTGATAGGGATGCACCCAAGCCCATGGTAGATGTGGCTAACCAATTATTTGCAGAATTTCTAAAAACAACAGAGGTGGAGTCAATCACAGATAAACTGGAAGCAGCAAGACGTAAACTATATAACTCACAGTAA
- a CDS encoding DUF2750 domain-containing protein, with product MQSPLSDDLATIITWPRLKRYCYFFEEAVSTNQVWALFRENWAIEQSNGYHIFPLWPNEAFTTICAVKQWQNFNPIQFNIKTVLGELIPILDNNLWFPSIFQTPFDRGTIINTQLLKDDLLDLM from the coding sequence ATGCAGTCTCCATTGTCCGACGACCTTGCCACTATTATCACTTGGCCTCGCTTAAAGCGTTATTGTTACTTTTTTGAAGAAGCAGTTAGCACAAATCAAGTTTGGGCTTTATTTAGAGAAAATTGGGCTATCGAACAATCCAACGGTTATCATATTTTTCCTCTTTGGCCCAACGAAGCTTTTACCACTATTTGTGCTGTAAAACAATGGCAGAATTTTAACCCAATACAGTTTAATATAAAAACTGTATTGGGTGAGCTAATCCCTATATTGGATAATAACTTATGGTTTCCGTCTATTTTTCAAACGCCTTTTGACAGAGGCACAATTATCAATACTCAGTTACTAAAAGATGACTTACTAGACTTAATGTAA